Sequence from the Exiguobacterium aurantiacum genome:
TTCGAAGTTCCGCTCCCGACAGACTGCCGTTACGTGAGCCCCGTAATATTTCGCGATTTGAACGGCCATCGAACCGACTGCTCCGGAGGCTCCGTAAATCAAGATGGTCTTCGCTTGTTCGATGTTTACTTTGCGCAAAAAATGAAGGGCTGTCGTCCCACCAAACGGCAAGCTGGCCGCTTCGATAAAACTAGCGTTTGTCGGCATACGTTCGATACATTTATTCGCTTTGACACACGCATATTCGGCATAGCCGCCGAACCGCATCCCGGTCAGCGCATAGACACGGTCACCGACCTTGAAGTCTTCAACGCGACTACCCGTCTCGACGATCTCCCCTGCCAAAACGACACCAAGAATCGGTTGGCGCGGCGCCTTGAAACCGACGATGACTCGCATCGGGAGCTTACCTAGAGCCGGTACATCAAGAGCCCGTAATCGACGGTCGCCGGAATGGACGGCAGAGGTGTGAACTTTGATCAACAACTCATCCGATTTTGGCACAGGCTTGTCGACCTCTCGGAGCTGTAACACGTCAGGTGGCCCATATCCGGTACAAATCACTGCTTTCATCGTAACCCTCCTCTTAAGACGTGCAGTAGTTACTAATGAATTCACCGTCTCAATAAAATAAAACCAGATGGAAAAGTCATCTGGTTCCTGGAATGAGTTTTTCATCAAACAAGCTGAGGAATAAGAATGACCGCCAACAGAAAAACGGAAGTGATTTTTACTTTGTTACGATTCAATGCGAAAGGAAGCAGAAATAACCCAAGAAAAGTAATGGCAAGGGCGATAAGTCCATGGATGAAGTACCCTTCAGTGGATGCGATTGGGATGCTGATCACATGAATGGTTGGATTTAAGAAAAAGCCCATCGTTTCAAAAACAAGATTTCCGATTAGGCCAAGGCTCAGTAAGCATACGGATAATATGAAAATTAATGATTGCTTCTTCACGATAATCCTCCTTTTGAACGTTCATCAATCAACATGACAAGGTAGACTCGTTTGTCTTCTTTATTATAAACAATCACATATTATTTATGGAAAAAATTTCAACCAGTTCGGTTACAATGAGATTGATTCTAATCAATTTATTGAAAGAACTTTCATACGAAGGAGGCTCACTATGAAGACGTGCTACTATCTTGGATGGTTCAAGGATTTTTTCCCAACTCATTTGGCAGATGCCTTGTCACGAGACGTGACAAATCGGCAGTCCCTCGTAATGATCAGCTCGGACCCTGCCTCAAATGCGGAAAATGGTGTTATCGAGCTATCGTGGTTACAGGAAGCCGGCATCTTGTTCAACGACTATCACGTAATCAATTATGAAACGGACCGAACTAATGCAAAACATCTTCTTAAAGTAGCTTCGATGATCTTCTTGTTAGGTGGGGACACCGTCAAGCAAAATCAGTTCATACATGAATATGACCTAATCCAATCGATTCAACAAAGCGACGCCATCGTCATAGGCGCTAGTGCAGGCGCAATCAATATGTCTTTGTCTTGGTTATGCTCGCCATACATGGGTTATGAGGTTTCAACCCCAACGGTTTTCCAGGGCGTGGCCCTCAACGATTTTTCGGTGCTCTCCCACTTCGATCTCGAACATCACATGCACATCGTCAAGCAAGAGCTCGCCCTCTTATCCGAAGAATTACCCATCTATTTGTCGAACAAAGATTGTGCACTTCGTGTTCAAGGTGATCAAGTCGATATCTTCGGAGACGTTTATTTGTATGCGAATCGAAACATAACGAAGCTATCTGAGACCACATCTTTCCATACAGATTAGTCCCTCCCATTACGAAATGGTTTCATGTTAAATCCGAGATAATTATCGCTTGCAAATTCTGTATATAGAAATCGAAACGTTATGTCGTCAATATATTGTGTTATAATGAGTGCGTCTTTTTGTAAATTTTTGAACGAGAAAGGGGACTTCCCACATGAAACAATACCATGATTTATGCACCCATATCCTCGAGCACGGGGTCGTCAAAGAAGACCGCACCGGGACCGGGACGACGAGTGTGTTCGGCTACCAGATGCGTTTCAACCTTCAGGACGGGTTCCCCCTGATCACGACGAAGAAATTACATACGCGTTCCATCATCCATGAACTGCTCTGGTTCATCACCGGCAACACGAACGTCAAATACCTTCAAGACAACGGGGTCCGCATTTGGAACGAGTGGGCCGACGAGGACGGTAATCTCGGTCCTGTCTACGGGGCGCAGTGGCGCTCGTTTCCGAAACCAGACGGCACGACTGTCGACCAGCTCGCGCAAGTAATCGAGCAAATCAAAACGAACCCTGACTCGCGCCGACTCATCGTCTCGGCCTGGAATCCAGGGCAACTTGAAGACATGGCGTTGCCGCCGTGCCATCTCATGTTCCAGTTTTACGTCGCGGACGGCAAATTGTCGTGCCAGCTCTATCAACGAAGCGCTGACACGTTCCTCGGTGTCCCGTTCAATATCGCGTCTTACGCCTTGCTCACTCATATGGTCGCCCATGTGACCGGGCTTGAAGTCGGAGACTTCGTCCATACGCTCGGCGACGCCCACATTTATCATAATCACCTCGAACAAGTGAAGCTGCAATTGACGCGTGAGACACGACCGCTCCCGACATTGAACATTTTGCGTGACGTATCATCCATCGAGGACTTCCGGTTTGAAGACTTCGAGATCGTCGGCTATGACCCTCATCCACACATTAAAGGAGAAGTGAGCGTATGATCATCCACGTCGTCGCAATCGGGAGCAATCGGGAAATCGGGAAAGATAACGCCTTGTTGTGGCGCCTGCCCGATGACTTGAAACAGTTCAAAGCTGTCACGACGGGTCAGACGGTCGTCATGGGACGAAAGACGTTCGAATCGATTGGTCGACCACTTCCGAACCGTCGTAATATCGTCGTCACGTCGGACCGCACCTTCTCGGCTGAAGGCGTCGACGTCTGGCACGACCTCGGATCGCTTAACACCGAGACGACAGACCTTTATATCATCGGTGGCGCGACGCTCTATGAGCAGACGCTCTCGATGACGGACCGGTTTTATGTCACTGAAGTCGACGGTACGTTCGAGGCGGACACGTATTATCCAGCCCTGCCGGACGGGCTCACCGTGACGGACGAACAGTTCCACCCGGCCGACGAACGGCATGCCTATAGCTTCACTTTCCGTCAATATGACAAAAGGGACATCGACTGAGTCGACGTCCCTTTTTTTAGTCTGGTAATTTCTCGAGCCATTGCTCAATCTTTTCAGTGATGGCGTCATGATGGTCCCGTTCGGCCAAGTCGTCGTACAGCGTCCCAAGTTCGAGCGCGGTTCGTTTTGACACAGCCAAAATATGGCTGTACTTGCCGCGTTGCTCTTTGACGGCCGAGAGCGTCCCTTTCGTCTCACTCGTCCCCGAGTCATCAAGGATGAACATTTCCATATGATCGTTACAAGCATAATGATCATACGGACGATAGATGACTTCGTAACGTCGGTGTTGCTTCGGTAAGCGCTCGGCGAGCAAAGCGTACTTCTCAGGACTCATTGTCACGTAAGCGAGCCTTTTCTCCTCGCGGACAGCTGACGAGTAGCGGATGATTCGATTGCGTCCATCGCGCTTCGCCTTGTAGAGCGCCTCATCGGCATAGGCACACCATTCGCCGAGCGTCATCCCGGTCTGACAGACACGAGTATAACCGATCGATACGGTAACGTGATGTTCATATGTAAATGTCATCTCCTCGATGCGACTGCGGACCCGTTCAAGCACCGCATCGACAACGTGACGCTCTGACACGTTGAGGATAATGAGAAATTCTTCCCCGCCGTAACGAATCAACTCATCACTCGAGCGAATCGCTAAGCGAATCTCCTCGGCGACGCGATGTAACACGTCATCCCCGTAGGCATGACCGAACGTATCATTCAGCTGCTTGAAATGGTCGATGTCGAGCAGGGCGAGCGTGAAGCTCTCACCGGAACGCTCAAGTCGGGACATGAAGCGGCTGAATGTCGCTTTCAAATATTTACGGTTAAAGGCGCCCGTCAATTCGTCGACGAGCAGCGCGTTCGAGACGAGCCGGGCCTTCTCGATGTGATGTCCGAGGCGAACGAGCCGCTCTTCCATCGGTATCCACTCTTCCCAATAGTCATCGAAGCCGTAAGAATAAGCGGCCAAGCGATAATGTTCATTCGTTCCGATCACGATGAGCGGTACGTACAGTTTCTTCATCTTACTGACGAATGATTGAATCGCCCGCTCCGGGAAGCGGGCCCACAGTTCGACATCCATGATGATAGCTTTCGGGACATCTTCATAATCATATTCGACGGCCTCTTCTAACGTCTGTAAGAAGACTGGACGTGCCCCGAGTTTTTCGACACGCGGTTTATAGCGGCTGAACGTTGAGAAACTGTTTGATAAAATGAGGACGAGATCTTCGTCTTCTTGTTCGATGCCTAGGACGGTGTGGATATAACGTTTCACTGGGGCGATCAAAGCCATGGCCTCGGCTTGCGTCAAGACCGGTGGCAATTCACGCACGTCAGACTCGACACGACTGAAAATCTCAAGCAAGTGCATCAAGCGACGATGCTTCACTTCTTGCTTCATCCAATCTAATAAAAACTCGATCTCTGTTGTTTGAATCTGTCTCGCGCTCGTGATTTGCGCCAAGATAGTATGTATACGATCTGTGAGTTGCTGTTGCTTCATTCCCGACCCCCCCAGTTTCGTTCTCCCCGATCTATGCTTATGTCTATGATTATGCGACTTCATCCCCGAAAATACAACTATTTCCTCATTTTCCGCCTATTGTTTGACAGTAAGATAGTCCTTATGACTCATTACCTCATGAAAAAGAGCGGTCAAAGACCGCTCTTTCCTTATTTTCCAACTTTTAGGTTAGGAGATGTCATCTCTTCTGGTCGAATCCACTCGTCGAACTGCTCTTCCGTCAAGAGTCCGGTCTCGAGCGCCGCTTCTTTCAACGACGTCCCGTTTTTATGGGCGAGCTTCGCGATTTTGGCCGCATTCTCATAACCGATGTGCGGGTTGAGCGCTGTCACGAGCATGAGCGAACGCTCGACGTTGTGCGCGATCACGTCCAAGTCTGGTTCGATCCCGATGGCGCAATGCACGTCGAACGAATGCAGACTGTCCGTCAACAGGCGGCACGTCTGGAGGAAGTTATACATGATGACCGGTTTGAACACGTTCAACTCGAAGTTTCCTTGGCTCGCCCCGAATCCGATCGTCGCATCATTACCGAGCACTTGGGCCGCGACCATCGTCAACGCCTCACTCTGCGTCGGATTGACTTTCCCAGGCATGATCGAGCTACCAGGCTCGTTCTCTGGAATCAAAATCTCGCCGATGCCGGCACGCGGACCTGACGCGAGCCAACGGACGTCGTTGGCGATTTTCATCGCATCCATGGCGAGTGCTTTCAAGGCACCATGGGTGAACACGAGCTGATCGTGGCTCGTGAGCGCATGGAACTTGTTGACGGCCGTTATGAAACGTTTGCCGGTCTCTTGCGAGATTTTCTCGGCCACGACTTCGCCGAACTGGGGATGAGCGTTGATGCCCGTCCCGACCGCCGTCCCGCCAAGGGCGAGCTCTGTCAACGGTTCGAGCGTGCGCTCGATCATCTGTTTCGAGAGCTCGAGCATGCGGACCCAGCCGCTGATTTCTTGACCGAGCGTGACCGGCGTCGCGTCTTGCAAGTGCGTCCGACCAATCTTGACGATGTCCATGAATGACTCGGCTTTTTTCGCGAGCGTCGCGTGGAGCGCCTCGATTGACGGCAACACATGGTCCTCGACCGCAAGGATGGCTGCGATATGCATCGCCGTCGGATACGTGTCGTTCGAGCTTTGGGACTTATTGACGTCGTCATTCGGGTGAATCGTCAGCGTTTGACCACGCTCTTTTAACTTATCATTCGCCAAGTGGGCGATGACTTCGTTCACGTTCATGTTCGACTGTGTCCCTGAACCCGTCTGCCAGACGACGAGCGGAAACTCGGCGTCATGTTTTCCGGCGACAATCTCATCGGCGACTTCGGCGATGACGTCGGCTTTCGCTTGCTCCAATACACCGAGCTCGGCGTTAGCGAGTGCGGCACCTTTTTTCAAAATCGCAAAAGCATGTACGACCTCGAGCGGCATCTTTTCCGTCCCGATTTTAAAGTTCTCTAGACTGCGCTGTGTTTGGGCTCCCCATTTGGCTGAAGCTGGAACGTTGATTTCCCCCATCGTGTCCCGTTCGATCCGATATTCCATGAAAATTCCCCCTCTTTTTTTGACTACGCTTTCATTTTAGCGAAACTTTTGCAAAAAAGAAATCATTCCCCTGCAATTGACAAAAAGTCGGGCCAAAGCCCGACTCTCATCCTGTTATCAATGCATGTTTCGCCACGTCATGGGCCCGATTCTCTACCCGCGGAATCCATTTGATGAACTTGTTCGGCAATTCGTCATAAAGCGTCAGCGCCTGGACGAACAAAGGACGCACCGATTGGTCTTTTAAGAACCGCTGCTCGAGCGCTCGTACGACCGTCTCGGCGTCTGAATAGAACATAAACGTCGATTCGCCCGTCAGCTCGTGCGCTTGTTCGAGGGCGAACGCGAGCGCGGCGAGTTCGGCTTGAACGCTCGTCAGCCCAACGCGTTTGGCGATGTACGTGGACACCGTGCCGTCGGTCGCCTTGACCCAGACACCAAGACCGTTCTCACCTAGCTCTTGGTTCGTCGCCGCATCAAAATAAATGTGTACCAAAGCGATACGCCTCCCAATCGGTCTCAATCGGTGCATGGATATCGATGAGCGAGAGACGTTTCGACAGGAGCGCCACTTCTTCTTGCCCGTCGAGCTTCTTCGCAAATTTCCGATGCGCCTCTTGAAGCGCTTCTTGCCTCAAAATGTCATATAACGCTTCGACCGTGTCGTATGACTGAACAAGAATCGTCGCCGTCTTTGGTCCGATGCCGCGGACGCCTGGAATATTGTCCGAGGCATCACCTTGGAGCGCCTTCACATCGACGAACTGGCCGGGTCGTATTCCATAAGTCGTCTCGAACACGTCCTGGTTCATCATCATTTCTTCCCCTTTTTTCGGGACGATTTGAAACACGTTCGGGGAAAGTAGCTGATGCAAATCGCGGTCAGACGAATACATATATGATTCGCCCGGGAAGGCGGTCGCGACGGCCCCGATCAAATCATCGGCCTCGTAACCGGCGAGTTCGGACTGAAAAATCCCGCGCTCGCTCAACGCTGCCCGCAACTTGACGTAATCGTGGAACAACGGTTCCGGTAAGCCGGTGCGAGTCGCTTTATAGTCCGGAAACAAAGCGTAACGATGCGTCGTCTCGCGTGGTCCGTCCCAAAAGAAAGCGATATGCGTAAAATCGTTCGTCCACCCATCAACTTTACGGAGCAGACCTTTCACCGTCACATCGGGATCGAGCGCCCGCCGACGCTCTGTGGCAAAATAATAGCGCGACAGGAGGTTAAACCCGTCGACTAACATCAATTTCATCATGTATTCACCTCACAAGCTTGTAATCCGCGCGCGAGCGCGTCTCGGTCGAGATTCTTCCCAATCCAGACGAAGACGGAGCGCGAGTCGTCGCTCGGTTCGTTGGCGAACGTCGCCCCCATCAGTTGATTCGTCGCTTGGACGACGAATTTCGACGCTTCTCCGTCCAATCGGACGATCGCCTTCAAACGATAGACATCATCTTCATAGTGCATGAGCACCTCGCGCACGTATTGAGTGACGCGTTCCCGTTTGAGCGGCACGTCCGTTGTGAGCGTGACGGCCCGCAGTGAAGAGACGGACGTATGACCGGCCGTCAGTTGCCCGAGGAGTTGCTCGTCGACGCGTGAAAGCTGGAACGTATTTTCCGTCAAATCATAGTCCCCGACTGTCTGGACCGTCTCGATGACCCGAACGGTCGGATTTAGCGCTTTAATCCGCTCATGCGCTTGTTCGAGCGTGACGTCATCGACGAGGTCGACTTTGTTCATCAGAATCACATCCGCATAGGCGATTTGATGGATTCCTTCTATAAACAACTCACGGTCCATTTGACTGGCATCGACGACCGTCAAAATCGCCGTCAGCTTGAACCGTGTCCGTAAATAATCATCGTAATAAATCGTCTGAATGATCGGTGCCGGATCGGCGACACCAGTCGTCTCGATGACGATTCGGTCGAACGTGTCCTTCGATGCAAGCTGATAGAACGTCTTGCTCAAATCGCTTTGAATCGAGCAACAGATGCAACCGTTCGACAACTCGATCTGCTCTTGGTCCATCTTGACGATCAACTGTTCGTCGATATTGACCGATCCGAGCTCGTTGACGATGACGAGCAGCCGCTCGTCTGTCGCTTCTAGCAAGCGATTCATATAGGTCGTTTTTCCGGCGCCTAAAAAACCGGTCACCAATTGCACGGGAATCATGTACTGCACCTCACCTTATAAATTTTCGTGGACCCGCGCCCATTTCTCATAGCGCGCATCCAGCAAGTCAATCAAATGAAGCATCCACGCTTCTGTCGTGACCGGTAACACGCTCGAGCCCCACTCGCGCTTGCCGTGGTGGGATAAAATCATATGCCAAATCCGGTGATGGGCGTCGAGCGGCAACGTGACGCTTGCTGCTTGTTGACTCTTCTCGAACAACAGTCCGCCGTACGGCATATGTCCAATCAAGCTCCCCATCGGATTGATCGAGATTCCGGTCGTCTCACTCATGCCATTGACCGAGAACAGTTGCTCGAACCGTTTCGGAGACGACAGCAAATGGCTGTATTCGAACAGCTTGCCGATATCATGGAATAAAATCCCGAGCGCGAGCTCGTCCCAACGAAGCGGCTCTTTTAACTCAGCGATGGCCTCACAGGCCGCATAGAGCGACTCGAACGTGCCTCGGAACGCCTGTTCAACTTTTACACCGTTCATCGTATTCCATACATCTACTTTATGCAACTGCTCGGCCTCTTTGATGACCCGGAACGCCATCGCCAAATGGTCATCTTGTTCTTGGATGCGATAGCCGAGTCGAAGCATGCAGACCGTGTGCTTTAATAAGCCACCGACATAGTTGTGATGATGGTACAGCGCGGCCGGTGCAAGGACGAAATCGTCCCAATAGCGGTCGAGGAGTGACATCGCGATCGCTTGATAGTCAGGCGAGAGCGTCGACAGAATCGCGAACAGTTCGTCGGCGTATTGCTCCATCGTCTCGTCCCCCGGGAGACCTGGCAAAAGCGACACCGCTTCGTCCCGGGCAATCGGTTTGGCCCGGTCGATGGTAATCGACTTGGCGCCGTCCGGTTTCGGATAGACATCGATTTTCCCTTCGAGCTCGATGACACCTGACTCGTAAATCGGCAATAACTGGTCTTCGTTGCCATGCAACCACTGCTTCGCACGGATGAGTCCGCTTGATGTCGTCAAATTCAGTTGCAACCACTTCGCGCCGGACTTACCCTCGCGTACTTCGACCGTACTGACGAGCGCTTTCGTCTGGACCGGCGTCCCGTCTGTAAGATCGGATAACCGTGTCGACGCTTTTTCGACGGCCGGAAGTTGAAACCGGGTCCGGTCGAAGCCGCTCTCCGCTATCGGATCAATCTGTTGGTAATAGTTCATGTACAATGCCCTCCTTCTTCTCTTTGCCCATTGTATCGTGTTTTACGCTTCGAGGCGAACATACTTTCGTTATAGGTCATGAAGTTTCCTAAATCATATTGAAAGCGCTTTCTATAATTGTTACGATAAAGGTAGCTAGATAAAGGGGGAACTCACATGATTTCATTGGTAGATACGTACGAACGGTTGATCGCAACAGGGGAAGCGACACGTTACGCCACTACGCACTCGACAATCGGCAGTATTTTACAGGCATCGACTTGTCCGGTCTCGCATCACGAACTCGTCACGGCGGTCTCGGGGCATGCCGGAAACCCATATACGCCAGACCAACTCGTCGACTCGGTCATCGAGCACGAGATGAAAGGAGCGATGGCCGTTCTGGTCGTCGCCGGTTATCCGATTCAAACACCGCTCGCTAAGGCCGTCGTTTTATCGGCATTCGCCCGAACGAACCGGATGAATATCGATAAACTGAAAGAACTCGGTCATGCCGACCTGCTCGTACGCATCCAGTCGGCCGAACGGTCATGGAAACGGACATATACCCACTTGTATCGGTCGGCACCGACAAAGCTCTGTGACCAGCTCGACTCGCTGCTCGGCGGTTGCGCCATCCATCGTGTGATCGAAGCACTCGATCTCGATCCGAACGTCAAAACGGCATAAAAAAAGAGCGGTCCCCGGGCCGCTCTTTCTTATGACTTCAATTATCCTTCTGTCACTTCGACCGCTTCTGGTTCGAACAACGTGACGTTCCGCGCTGGTGAGAACGTTGAAATCGCATGTTTATAAATCAACTGTTGGCGCCCTTCTGATTCGACGATGACCGTGAAGTTGTCAAACGATTTGATGACTCCCCGAATTTGAAATCCGCTGACTAAAAAGACGGTCGTCGGCACCATTTCTTTGCGTAATTGATTTAAAAAATGGTCTTGGATGTTATAGCTAGCTTTCATGTTGCATTCCCCCTAGTCTATGTCTCTTTCAAATAATCGGAATTTTCGAAAAAACTCCTCAACTTCATCATAAATATTTTGATACGATAGTTCAAATGATTTTCGTCCCATATCGACCCAAATCCCATCAAATTGATGACGGAACCAGGTTAATTGACGTTTTGCGAACTTGCGCGTGTGCTGTTTGAGCATCTCGGTCATCTGTTCCCGTGTCATCAATCCTTCGATATATGGAACGACTTCCTTGTAGCCGATGGCGCGCATCGCTTGCGTGTCTCGGTAACCGGCCGCGAGCAAGCGCTCGACTTCCTCGATGAGACCTGCTTCGAGCATCAAGTTGACACGAAGGTTGATGCGCTCATAGAGCACGTCCCGGTCGGCATGCAACACGAACAATTTGTAGGCGTAATGCTGGGATGGAAGGCTATCCATCGCCTGAGCGTCCCCTTGCAGTGCGACTTCGAGGGCTCGGATGACACGGCGGACGTTATTCGGATGAATGCTCTCGGCCCGTTTTGGGTCGAGCGACCGCAGGCGGGCATGCAGCGCCTCGGGGCCATTCGCCTCCGCCTCTAACTCGAGCGACTCGCGCAAAGCGTTGTCGACCGGTCGCTCCGTGAACTCATAGTCATATAAAATCGATCGGATATACAGGCCGGTCCCGCCGACTAAAATCGGCAATTTCCCGCGCGCGTAGATATCATCGATCGCCGCCCGGGCCAACGTTTGAAATTTGGCGACGCTCATCGCCTCGTCCGGGTCACAAATATCAATCAAATGATGCGGGATTCCTTCCGCTTCCTCGACCGTCACTTTCGCCGAACCGATATCCATCCCTCGGTACACTTGGACCGAATCGCCCGATACGATTTCGCCGTTGAACGCTTTGGCGAGCTCAATCCCTGTCTTCGTCTTCCCGACAGCGGTCGGTCCGACGAGGACGATGACTGGTGTTTGTTCCATCCTTGTCACTCCTCAAACGAAAGACCGTTCCAAAAAGGAAACGGTCCGTTAAATTCTTCTCTTAATTGTATCATCAAACACGACCGCAAACAGCATCCATCCGCATAATAATAATCCCATCAGTAAAATTAAGCCATCACTCATCCGTGGTCGCCTCCTTTACGTACCTCATTCCCACTTTTCACATTTTAGACACAATTGAATGCGTAAAAAAACGACGCTCACGATGAGCATCGTTCATTGTGTCACTTCGAGAAATCGGCGCTGGCGCCACATCGTCAATCCGAAATAAAGAATCGACGTACCACTAGCGGCCCACCACATGACATTATAGAGCGGTGTCATCAAGTTGGCGAGACCGAACAGTGCTGGAATGATCAACGTCAACCAAGCAAGGACGAATGCGACCCGGGCCGTCAACCCGTCAATTTGGCGACCGAGGCCCATGCCCATAAAGAAGAGCCCCCATAAGAACGCCCAAAACAACCACGTGCCCGCTCCCATCATATCGCCCGTCGAGAATCCGATCAACGCATAGAAAACGGCTGAAATCGAGACGAAGAGTGAGAACCAACCAACCCCCCGCCCATCGAGGTCGAACAAGAATGTCACACCGACGTATAAATACGTGAAGGCGAACAAGTAGATGCTTGCAAACCCAAACATCTCCGCTGAACTCGCTCCAACGACGAGCCACGTCGCGATGAACGTCTGCAATAGACCGGTAAACAGACTGAATACACCCGCACTCTTGACGTCCACTTTCCCGAATAAGACGAGGCTGTTAATGAACAGTGCCACGCCACCAAATAATAAACTAATATTCCCCACACTCATTGCTCCTTCGTACAGATGTCTGACGTCTAATTTTATATACGTCCACTGTAACGTGAATTCGCTTTCAGTGCAAGCGGAGAAATGGACGGTCACGGACTCGACAAACGTTACTCGTTTTCGAGCGTCGCAATAGCTTCATCGATTCGTTCCTGTTCACCTTCTGAGAAAGTTGGAAATTGGGGATCAATCTTCTCTAGGACATCAATCATGACCGTCGAGACGATATAACGGGCGTACCAATTATCATCTGCCGGTAGCACAT
This genomic interval carries:
- a CDS encoding CobW family GTP-binding protein, producing the protein MIPVQLVTGFLGAGKTTYMNRLLEATDERLLVIVNELGSVNIDEQLIVKMDQEQIELSNGCICCSIQSDLSKTFYQLASKDTFDRIVIETTGVADPAPIIQTIYYDDYLRTRFKLTAILTVVDASQMDRELFIEGIHQIAYADVILMNKVDLVDDVTLEQAHERIKALNPTVRVIETVQTVGDYDLTENTFQLSRVDEQLLGQLTAGHTSVSSLRAVTLTTDVPLKRERVTQYVREVLMHYEDDVYRLKAIVRLDGEASKFVVQATNQLMGATFANEPSDDSRSVFVWIGKNLDRDALARGLQACEVNT
- a CDS encoding NAD(P)-dependent alcohol dehydrogenase; the encoded protein is MKAVICTGYGPPDVLQLREVDKPVPKSDELLIKVHTSAVHSGDRRLRALDVPALGKLPMRVIVGFKAPRQPILGVVLAGEIVETGSRVEDFKVGDRVYALTGMRFGGYAEYACVKANKCIERMPTNASFIEAASLPFGGTTALHFLRKVNIEQAKTILIYGASGAVGSMAVQIAKYYGAHVTAVCRERNFELVKSLGADIVIDYTIDGYDEKLTTYDTVFDAAGNIDKRLARKHVAEHGKFSSVAGQGPASERKEDLTFLKELFEAGQLKAVIDSVYPLEDIVAAHRYVDAGGKAGNVIMTVAQAN
- the fumC gene encoding class II fumarate hydratase, which encodes MEYRIERDTMGEINVPASAKWGAQTQRSLENFKIGTEKMPLEVVHAFAILKKGAALANAELGVLEQAKADVIAEVADEIVAGKHDAEFPLVVWQTGSGTQSNMNVNEVIAHLANDKLKERGQTLTIHPNDDVNKSQSSNDTYPTAMHIAAILAVEDHVLPSIEALHATLAKKAESFMDIVKIGRTHLQDATPVTLGQEISGWVRMLELSKQMIERTLEPLTELALGGTAVGTGINAHPQFGEVVAEKISQETGKRFITAVNKFHALTSHDQLVFTHGALKALAMDAMKIANDVRWLASGPRAGIGEILIPENEPGSSIMPGKVNPTQSEALTMVAAQVLGNDATIGFGASQGNFELNVFKPVIMYNFLQTCRLLTDSLHSFDVHCAIGIEPDLDVIAHNVERSLMLVTALNPHIGYENAAKIAKLAHKNGTSLKEAALETGLLTEEQFDEWIRPEEMTSPNLKVGK
- a CDS encoding reverse transcriptase-like protein; the encoded protein is MVHIYFDAATNQELGENGLGVWVKATDGTVSTYIAKRVGLTSVQAELAALAFALEQAHELTGESTFMFYSDAETVVRALEQRFLKDQSVRPLFVQALTLYDELPNKFIKWIPRVENRAHDVAKHALITG
- a CDS encoding dihydrofolate reductase codes for the protein MIIHVVAIGSNREIGKDNALLWRLPDDLKQFKAVTTGQTVVMGRKTFESIGRPLPNRRNIVVTSDRTFSAEGVDVWHDLGSLNTETTDLYIIGGATLYEQTLSMTDRFYVTEVDGTFEADTYYPALPDGLTVTDEQFHPADERHAYSFTFRQYDKRDID
- a CDS encoding thymidylate synthase gives rise to the protein MKQYHDLCTHILEHGVVKEDRTGTGTTSVFGYQMRFNLQDGFPLITTKKLHTRSIIHELLWFITGNTNVKYLQDNGVRIWNEWADEDGNLGPVYGAQWRSFPKPDGTTVDQLAQVIEQIKTNPDSRRLIVSAWNPGQLEDMALPPCHLMFQFYVADGKLSCQLYQRSADTFLGVPFNIASYALLTHMVAHVTGLEVGDFVHTLGDAHIYHNHLEQVKLQLTRETRPLPTLNILRDVSSIEDFRFEDFEIVGYDPHPHIKGEVSV
- a CDS encoding GGDEF domain-containing protein, with protein sequence MKQQQLTDRIHTILAQITSARQIQTTEIEFLLDWMKQEVKHRRLMHLLEIFSRVESDVRELPPVLTQAEAMALIAPVKRYIHTVLGIEQEDEDLVLILSNSFSTFSRYKPRVEKLGARPVFLQTLEEAVEYDYEDVPKAIIMDVELWARFPERAIQSFVSKMKKLYVPLIVIGTNEHYRLAAYSYGFDDYWEEWIPMEERLVRLGHHIEKARLVSNALLVDELTGAFNRKYLKATFSRFMSRLERSGESFTLALLDIDHFKQLNDTFGHAYGDDVLHRVAEEIRLAIRSSDELIRYGGEEFLIILNVSERHVVDAVLERVRSRIEEMTFTYEHHVTVSIGYTRVCQTGMTLGEWCAYADEALYKAKRDGRNRIIRYSSAVREEKRLAYVTMSPEKYALLAERLPKQHRRYEVIYRPYDHYACNDHMEMFILDDSGTSETKGTLSAVKEQRGKYSHILAVSKRTALELGTLYDDLAERDHHDAITEKIEQWLEKLPD
- a CDS encoding 5'-3' exonuclease encodes the protein MKLMLVDGFNLLSRYYFATERRRALDPDVTVKGLLRKVDGWTNDFTHIAFFWDGPRETTHRYALFPDYKATRTGLPEPLFHDYVKLRAALSERGIFQSELAGYEADDLIGAVATAFPGESYMYSSDRDLHQLLSPNVFQIVPKKGEEMMMNQDVFETTYGIRPGQFVDVKALQGDASDNIPGVRGIGPKTATILVQSYDTVEALYDILRQEALQEAHRKFAKKLDGQEEVALLSKRLSLIDIHAPIETDWEAYRFGTHLF
- a CDS encoding Type 1 glutamine amidotransferase-like domain-containing protein; protein product: MKTCYYLGWFKDFFPTHLADALSRDVTNRQSLVMISSDPASNAENGVIELSWLQEAGILFNDYHVINYETDRTNAKHLLKVASMIFLLGGDTVKQNQFIHEYDLIQSIQQSDAIVIGASAGAINMSLSWLCSPYMGYEVSTPTVFQGVALNDFSVLSHFDLEHHMHIVKQELALLSEELPIYLSNKDCALRVQGDQVDIFGDVYLYANRNITKLSETTSFHTD